ctattttccaagcactgcactaagcgctgcggtggaaacaaacaaatcaggttggacccagtcactgtcacacatggggctcacagtcttaatgctgtgaatttccattttcttctctttccaatTGACTGATGGCAGAAATATGGCACTGACTTCTTCATGGCGGGAATTCTGCCAGTGTAAAAGCCCCTCTGCATTTGGACTGAATAGGTTCAGAAGGCTTGCCTCCCCCTGTATGCTCCAACTCCCCCTGGCAAAGTTCAACTCCGTCACTTCCAACAATGTGTGTGTCTTTCGTGTTATGGACAGGGTTTCACAGGCACAGACTGATGCACGATTTAGATTCTAGGGAATATTCTTAGTCCATAATGTCATGCCGACTCTTGGAAGTGGTCTTGTGTGTGTGCCTCCACAGGGCACAGTAAAAAATCTGATCTAAGccacgctttcctcttctcctttctgcatcaccctgactttctccttttgttcatcccccctcccagcctcacagcatttattgtacccatctgtcatttctttatttctattaatgtctgcctcccctcctctagactgcaagttcgttgtgggcagggaatgtgtctgtttcttgttgtaatgtactctcccaagtttctaGTACtttgatctgcacagagtaagcactcaataaatatgaatgattgattaatattccTTTACAAACTTCCAGGGCCCTTAGTCTACCCTTAAGCACAGCAGTCTCTAATGGTAAAAGActgactaaaataataataataattgtggtatttgttaagtgtttactacgtatcAAGAACTGATCTAAGTCCAggggtagaatcaaggtaatcgtgtcggatgcagtccctgcctgacatgaACTAAGTTGAAGGGGTTGAATCTGAATTttgcagtttaggaaactgaggcacagagaagttaaatgacctgggttctaatcccagttctatcacttgagtgctgtgtgatcttgggcaagtcacttaagttttccgttcctcagttacctcatctgtaaaatggggatgaagactgtgagtcctctgtgggacggggattgggtccaacctgattagcttgtatctaccccagtgcttagaagagtgcctgccacatataggtgcttaacaaataccattaaaaatcacttgtgcttagtacagagcattgaattcaggtgcttaataagtaccactaataaaaataacaataacggtatttaagcgcttactttgtgccaggcactgtactaagcgcttggatggatacaagcaaatccagttaaacacagttcctgtctcatgatgggctcacaatctttatctctattttacagatgaggtaactgaggcacagagaagtgaattgacttacccaaggccacacagcagacaagcgatagagcagggattagagcccatgaccttttgcctcccagaccaatgctctaCCCATTGGGGTACTgtgctttccatgctgcttcactactactTGACTCCTGGATTGGAGCTTACTGGCAAGGGAGAGGAGTGTGATGAAACAGGAGTTTCCTCAGTCAGCTTTTATCTTCTAGCAGATGATGATTTTGGTTGTATCCCTGAAATTTGGGGATATTTTCACAAAGTTTTCTAGTGAGAAAAATATGTTGGCATGAAGTCCCCAACTTGTTTTAGATTTCTGCTGGAACTCTGCACTGAGTTGCACCATTTCCAAAAAGAGTGTAGATGATAgctcttttaaataataataatgataataataatcacgattaGTATTCTattagtgaaattcattcatttaatcgtattcattgagtgcttactgtgtgcagagcactgcactaagctcttgggaagtacaaatgcttgtactatgcctagcactgttctaagcactggaatagccaccagattttttaaaaattgaatttgttaaatacttactttgtgtccagcactgttctaagtgccatggCAGAGgcaaggttggactcagtccctgcacTGCATAGGGCTCCCCATTTAAGTCAAagaggaggattaaatccccattatgcagatgaggaaactgagaaatagaaaagtaaagtgacctgcccacgatCATACAAcagcaagtggtgaagtcaggatgagaactcaggtcctctgactctgaaagaTGAGGTAGGTGTGACTTGTACCACTGCAGAGAAACCATCTTCCTCTTCCACTAGGtcaactcttttctttttctttttcatctcagAAGCTAACCCCAGCTCAATGGCTGAGAATGGCACTGAAGAGACAGAGTTTCTCCTAATGGGTTTCCCTGGGCGGCCGGAACTGCAGAGGGTCCTCTTCTGGGTATTCCTGGTCATTTACCTCCtcaccctgtggggcaacctgggcATATTTGGGCTCATCCAGGTGGACGCCCATCTCcagacacccatgtacttcttcctcggtcATCTCGCCCTCCTGGATGCCTGCTACTCTTCGGTCATCATCCCTCAGATGCTAGTGGCCCTGAGGTCTGGGGGAGCATCCATCACATCTGGACGATGTGTGGCTCAGTTCTTCCTCTTCACGCTGTGCGCCAGCATCGAGTGCTTCCTCCTCGCGGTCatggcctacgaccgctatgtggccatttGCCACCCCCTCCTCTATGTCACCATTGTGACACCCTGGGCCCGCTGGGGGCTGGTGTCCACAGCTTATGCGGGGGCACTGGTCCACTCCGTGATCCGCACGGCCTGcactttctctctgtccttctgtaaGTCTCACCACGTGGACTTCTTCTTCTGTGACTTCCCGCCCTTGCTGAAGCTGTCCTGCACTGACACCAAGGCCCAGGAGCTGGTCATCTACCTGCTAGCTTTCTCCGTCATCACGACCAGCGTGATGGTGATCCTGATCTCCTACCTGTTCATCATCAAGGCCATCCTGTGCATCCGTTCGGCCGGCGGGAGGGCCAAGACCTTCTCTACCTGTGGCTCTCATATGACCGCGGTGGCTCTGTTCTTTGGGACTCTCGCCTTCATGTACCTGAAAGGCAAtatgggccaggccctggagGTGGACAAGGTgatatccgtgttctacaccgtggtcatccccatgttcaaccctgtgatctacagtctgaggaacaaagaggtgaagaTGGCCCTGAGGAGAGTTCTCCACAGGACCAAGATCGTTCAAGGGCTGTAAAAGGTCAAGTCCATTTATTGAAAACGTTCCTCTGGCTCTGGCAGCAAACGATTCCCATCCATCACCTCCACTGGGCTCATGGAAGTCTTCCTCATGTGGATCCCGAAGCCAAACTGTCCTGGATCCAAGTCCTGCATTCACAGGCCACATGCATCCCCTCGCTGAGGTTGGCTTGCCTGGCCTCTGATGACCTGTATTCTTTTTTCAAAtgtatttcatttttcttccatgGGTGATGATTACAAAAGAACCCAGGGCTGGACCTGTGACTGGAAGGAGGTCTaaattggcggggctgggtgTTTTGAAATTggcctggaggagagagggacctTCTGCCAAACCCTACCAGGGCAGGAGGCATTACTGAGTAAGACTAATTACGATCCTTGttaaatatgtgccaagcccaggactttgagctggggtggagatcagacaagcagattggacagagtccctgtcccacactgggctggtggtctaaatagtagggagtaggattgaatccccattttgcagatggggtaactgagaagagaagtgactttcccaaggtcacagagtgtgcAATTgaaggagccagtattagaacccaggtcctctgactcctaggccccagaCTCTTTGCCctgggccatcctgcttctgaGCGCTGGTTACCTCactaggggaaagaacaggaaAGAGGGAGCACCACAGAGTTCTTGGATGTGATTGGCAGAGCAATATTCCAGGTACCAGATGTCAGCCCTTCTCTCAACCTGActgtcctgtcagtcagtcaatcatatttattgagtgcttattgtgtgtagataatgatggcttttgttaagcacttactacgtgtgaagcactgttctaagcgctggggggatacaaggtaatcaggttgtcccacatggagctcacagttttaatccccattttccagatgagggaactgaggcccagagaagttgtgacatgcccaaagtcacacagctgacaagtggcggagtcgggattagaacccacgacttctgactcccaaacccgaactctttccactgagccacgctgcctccctaatCGAAGCTGTTTCTCTATCTCTAgtatagatcactgtactaatagcttgggagagtacaataaaaaatataacggacacattccctgcccagagtgagcttacagtctagaggtcacctTTGGAACATTAAAAGATAAGGGGTAACTTCACAGACCAGaccctgttgataataataatattaataacaataataataatgataattgtcatattcattaagcacttactatgtgccaggcactgtacttagtgctggggtggatagaagcaaattggtttgggcacagtccctgtcccaggtggagctcaccatctcaatccccattttacagatgagggaactgaggcacagagaagtgaagtgacttgcccagggtcacacagcagacaactggggaagctgggattagaaccaatgagcttctgtctcccaagcttgtGAGCTAtctactaccccatgctgcttctctgattcattcatttattcaatcgtatttattgagcacttcatgttgtttgcagggcactgtactaagtacttgggaagtaaaaatcggcaacatatagagacggtccctacccaacaactggctcagcgTCTGGatggaggagatagacaacaaagcaaaacaagtagataggtgtcaataccatcggaataaattgaattatagctgcTATATTCACgccattaatacaataaatatagtaaatatgtacaaataaaataaatagagcaataaatatgtagaaatatatacaagtaatatggagagaggaagggggttaGGGCAGGGTGGGGCaattgggagggaaggaggaggagaagaggaaaaagggggtctcagtctgggaaggcctcctggaggaggtgagctctcagtagggctttgaagggaggaagggagctagtctggctgatgtgtggagggagggcattccaggctaggggaaggacgtgggccaggggtcgacggcgggacaggcaagaacgagacacagtgaagaggatggagtttgtgaagccaaggctggatagcgtgttgaggagaagggggtggtccacattgtcgaaggcagctgagtggtcgaagaggattatgatagagtaggagccattggatttggcaagcaggaggtgattggtgacctttgagagggcagtttcagtggagtgtaggggatggaagccagattggagggggtctgggacagagttggcattgaggaatttgaggcagagaagacgctcattcaaggagtttggaaaggaagggtaggagggagatagggtgataattagaaggggcagtggggtcaagagagggtttttcttaggatgggggagatgtgggcatgcttgaaggcagaggggaagtaaccagcagagagtgagcagttgaaaatggaacttatggaggagaggagggaaggggcgagaattttcataagatgagagggaatggggtctgaagcacaggtggatggagtagcacttgagaggagggaggagattcattcattcattcaattgtatttattgagtgcttactgtgtgcagagcactgtactaagctcatctgaagatactgctgggaaggataggagagtagagGAGAAAGTTGagagcgggggagatggagaaaggggaggattgactttggggagctcagatctgatggtgttaattttactaatgaaataggaggccagatcgtttgggggtgagggatggaggaggggtgggaacagggagcctgaggagggagttaaatgtatggaacagctgatggggatgatgggcatgggtgtcaataagggaggaaaaatagttttgcctgacagaggagagggcagagttaaggcaggagaagataacattaaagtgaacaaggttggcttcgTGTTTAGACTTcctccagcagcattcagcagatTGAGCATAACAGCGAAGGAAGTGTACAGAGGCAGtgatccaaggttgtgggttaCTGATGAGAGAATGgttaagggaaaggggagtgagggaatcaagttgagtagagaggatggAGTTCAGAGCAGTaacctggtcatcaagagtggctagagaggatagggaggtgaggtggggtgtgacgcgttgagagagatggatggggtcgagagagcagaggtctatATTGGGTAGTAATATTGATTTACTTGTGAGGGgggtgagtgtgagtgaggagtcaggtgagaaggttatgatcagagagagggatttcagagttggtgagggtgaagatagtgcagcggtaggagatgatgaggttgagggtgtgatcaagttggtgagtggtgAGGTCGGGTGGagtaggaggttggcagcatcaaggagagatggaaggcggcggcagaggagtcaccagggatatccatgtggatgttgaagtctccgaggatcagaatgggcatggaaaaggagagaaagaaggtgaggaaggggtcaaaatcgttgaaagagttggaggtggggccagaggagtggtagatgatggctacaagaatctggagggggtggtatagGCGAATAAtaagggcttcaaaggaaggaaggaaagggatgggggaggagggatagtgtgaaagtgacattgcggtgtgagaaggaagccgacacctcctccttttccggtgagtttggagaagtgggagaagcagaggcctccgctggagagagaagcagaagagaccgtgtcatccaggGTGAGCAAGGTTCGGTAAGggcgaggaagaggagagagcggGAATGTGTCCTAGAGGGCTGGGACACATTTTCTCTCTGCTGCTATGAACCTTTGGGGGATCTGGCCTTGGGGCATTGGGGCGCTGATGACCCCTGATTAATTCTGGTCTCAGCCAAAGCAGAACAACCCTCTCTTATATTTCCTCACTGCTCCTATGATCCTTTGGGGGATCCCACCTTGGGACAATGGGGAGCTGATGCCTCTTGACTAATTCCGTTCCCAGCTCCCAGACAGAGCCATACAAACCTCTTCTAGATGGCTGGGATGTATTTCCACAGTAACCGTGAAGGACATTGGATGGCAAATTGCCCCATTTAATTGCTGCTTTGAAGACTCACACAATCAAGAAATAGGGCATGGTCACAgtgctggtggtggtggagggatgtggggaggggagaaccgGGGCCACTCAGAGGAAGTTGAATTACCTGTTATTTTTGAAGTCTTTCCCCTGTTTTCCCGGTTATTAGGGGAATGGAGATTTCTCTATTTACTAATAGCTACCCTTTCTTTCAGTTTAATCACCCTGAGAGGTACAGACTGGCTCTGACTCCATTTTGTTTCTAAATATTTTAAACacgtgaacctgggttctaaatccagtcttcctgtggtatgaccttgggcaagtcatttactctcccatccttcccagcagtatcttcagatgagatctcctccctcctctcaagtgctactctggccacctgtgcttctgaccccattccctctcatcttatgaaatcttttgccccatccctcctcccctctttaacttccatcttcaaccgctcactctccactggttccttcccctctgccttcaaacatgcccatgtctcaccCATccccaaaaaaccctctcttcaccccacctccccttctagttatcgccctatctccctcctaccattcctttccaaattccttgaatgagtcgtctacacccactgtctcaaattcctcaactccaactctctcctcgaccctctccaatctggcttccatcccctacattccacggaaactgccatctcgaaggtcaccaatgacctcttgcttgccaaatccaacagctcctactctatcctaatcctccccgacctctcagctgcctttgtcactgtggaccacccccttctcctcaacacgctatccaactttggcttcacagactccgtcctctcctggttctcctcttatctctctggctgttcattctcagtctcctttgtggactcctcctccccctcccatccccttactgtaggggttcctcaagggtcagttcttggtccccatctgttttctatctgcactcactcccttggtgaactcatttgctcccatggcttcaactatcatctctacgctgatgacacccaaatctacatctctgcccctgctccctctccctccctccaggctcgtatctcctcctgccttcaggacatctccacctggatgtctgcccgccatctaaaactcaacatgtccaagattgaactccttatcttccctcccaaaccctgccctctccctgactttcccatcactgttgacgacactaccatccttcccgtctcacaatcccgcaaacttggtgtcatcctccactccgctttctcgttcccccctcacatccaagccgtcaccaaaacctgcctgtctcacctccgcaacatcgccaagatccgccctctcctctccatccaaaccgctaccctgctctttcaagctctcatcctatcccgactggattactgcatcagcctcctctctgatctcccatcctcctgtctctccctacttcagtctatacttcacgctgctgcctggatcatctttgtgcagaaacgctctgggcatgttactcccctcctcaaaaatctccagtggctaccaatcaacctacgcatcaggcaaaaactcctcactctcggcttcaaggctttccattaccttgccccctcctcctcacctcctgtctttctttctacagcccagcccgcaccttccactcctttgccgctcacctcctcactgtgcctcgttcttgtctgtcccgccattgaccccggcccatgtcctccccctggcctggaatgccctccctctgtacatcctctgagctagctctcttcctctcttcaaagccctgctgagagctcacctcctccaagaggccttcccagactgagcctccttcttcctctccccctctgcctctccgccgccctacctccttcccctccccacagcacctgaatatacgcttgtacatatttattactctatttattttacttgtacatatttgctattctatttattttattttgttaatatgttttgttttgttgtctgtctcccccttctagactgtgagcccattgttgtgtagggaccgtctctatatgttgccacttgtgcttcccaagtgcttagtacagtgctctgcacacagtaagcactcaataaatacgattgaatgaatgaatgaatgaatttaatttctctgtgcctcagtttcctcttcaagAAAATGGGGACCCTcattctacaaaatggggattaaatatgtgatCTTCCTCCATCTTAGATTGTTAACAGTAcctaggacaggaattgtgtccagttTGTTTATGTTATATTCACCCTggtacttagcacaatgtttggaacacagtaggcccactagtagtattattactactactagtaagaaTAATTTCTGAAGTTCACTCAGAACTCTTCTAAGTAACCATCTGGGGTCACTCTTCTACTGAttgatactttttttttcttaggcCATTATCAGAGCATTTTAGAATCAGACAGCAACCATATAATGCATCCTCTTGTTGCTCTTCCTAACTCCAGGCATGTCCCAAATTAGTCATGAAATGCCTGTCAGATGTTGGAGCAGTTTAGATTAGGTTCAGGTAAGTTTTCGATAAGGTTCATCTAGGCTGGAAattcattatggatagggaacttTTCTGCTACCTCTGTTTTAttgcgcttgttgtgggcagggaatatgtctgttatagcagagtggctcagtggaaagagcacgggctttggagtcagaggtcatgggttcaaatcccggctccatcaattgtcagctgtgtggctttgggcaagtcacttcacttctctgggcctcagttacctcatctgtaatatggggatgaagactgtgagcctgccgtgggacaacctgatcaccttgtaacctctccagtgcttagaacagtgctttgcacatagtaggtgcttaataaatgctattatattattatatggcactcttctaagtgcttagtacagtgctctgcacacacttagcactcaataaataccactgattgaaagtaGTTTAATTAAATCCCCCAGAGCACTGGGTGCAGCACACATCCTTCTAAGCATTAGCTAGCACTTGAATTTTGGGTTACGGTCCAttgacaatccatcaatcaatcatattattgagtgcttactgtgtgcagagcactgtactaagagctcagtagaacaaaatagaacagagttgggagacatgttccctgcccacaaggagcctacagtctaatgggagagatcatGGAATAAAGTATCTTGGGTCTTATTGGCATGAATCTGGCACTGATTGCCAATGGCTTTGTTGCCTTTAGGGTATCAAACAAGGCCTGTGACAGAGGCAAGTTGAAATTTGCGAGTGGGAAGAGACTATGGGAATCTACTCTGGGTGACGTACAGTGTTTTGATCACAACTTTTAAGAGGGCAAAGATTCAGCAGAAAGATAGGTTGCTTCTGGCAAAATTACCTTACCAATCTTTCCGTGCTGACAGTCCATCTTCAttcattaatgcattcattcattcattcagtggtcttattgagcacctactgtatgcaaagcactgtactaattgcttggaaagtacaattcaggaataaaaagagacaatccatgccgggcttacagtatagaagggggaacacagacatcaaaacaagtgaacaggcattaattataaataaatagaattatagatatgtacatatacacacaagtgctgtggggtggggaggtgggggtagaacaaagggggctagtcggggcgatgggaggtgctgaggaaaggggggcttagtctgggaagacctcttggaggggtcGAGccgctcagtagggcttggaaggggggaagtatgattgttaggcagatttgaggagggagggtattccaggccagaggtaggacgtgggccaggtgtcgatggtgggacagaggagaatgaggcacagtgagaaggtttgcaccagAGGAGAAGAGTGTGTGGGCTGTTCATTGCTTCTGTGATTCTTGTTTCTTCTTGTTTCTCTTCTAATGTTTGGGTTTTGGGCAAAGGAGTAACATCTGATCGCCTCCCTGTTCACCCCACTTCCAGTGCATTTTATTCCAAGATATGTGAGAACACGGGCACCGGGTCTGAGCCACGGAACTTGGCAGCAGGAGCCGTGATGAGGGAAGCCAAACCCTGATAAAGGAAATTCGGCCCATAGAAGCAACAGCTTTTGTACCTTGACACAATCACGGAGAGGCCAAATGCTCACTGGATGAttaacttccctctagactgtaagttcgttatgggtagAGGAAATTTTTGCTAATGCTGTTCtaacatattctcccaagtgattggtacagtgctctgcacatggtaagtgtttgataaataccactcattgattgattggaaacacgGATGGTGCAGTCCACCCCAAAGGGTGCCTGGGGTAGGACACAGGTTGGGGTGCGGGGCAGCCAATGAACAGCAGCGGGCAGAGAAGCCAGAGtgccagggaggagagaaggaggaagctgAGTCCGGAGTGTGGGCTTTGACTACGGGAGCCTGCCGCTGCCGGATGAAGGCCCCGAGGATCGACCGAGTGAGGAAGGAGAACGGCAAGCTGCAAGTTACCAAAGCTGGTCCCAAAGGCTCATCCTCGCTGAGGACATCAGCACTGGACCCGCTGATCATTGGGTCACTAGCCCTCCCGGCATTGATGCAGGCAGTACTGCCTCAGCTTGGTCAATCagttggagttcattcattcattcaatcatatttattgagtgcttactgtgtgcagagccctgtactaagcacttgggaagtacaagttggcaacatatagagacggtccctacccaacagcgggctcacagtctggaagggggagacagacaacaaaacaaaacattaacaagataaaataaatagaataaacggaGTTAGTgagccttactatgtgcggagcactgtactaagcacttgggagagtccaaaacaacagaattagcagacatattccctgcccattatgaactTTCAATCTAAAGAAATAGAGCCCCGCCTCCCTGAACGTGCAGGGTGAATTTTGACCTGGAGGCTTGCTCAAGAGGAAGTCCCGTAGGATAGAAATCCATTTCCCATCCTTTCATTTCCCTGTGTCCATCATTccccattcatattaatgtccgtcatcCCCTTTAGACTAAAAactcgtgatgggcagggaatgtgtctatcaactgtcatattgtagtctcccaagtacatgagaagcaatgtggcttagcggaaagagcatgggcttgggagtcaggggacgtgggttctaatcccagcttggccacttgtctactgtgcgaccttgggtgagtcacttaagttctctgtgccccagtgacctcatatggaaaatgaagatctagactgtgagccccacgtggcccttgtatctaccccagtgcttggaacagtgcttggcacatagtaagctctccttgccattagcctatttgatttgattgacccatggacaattcaacaTTCTGCACTTGGCATCACTTGCTTATTTTATTGTGCTAgtccatgttaattgttaactactctctgtgctGTCATTCACCTCGCTGACTTCACTATGATTTATCAATtctcctgctcccatctgcctttcccagtcctcaccgtctccttcccctctcccacccagctctttccctcccttttctcctccccacccatccttcctgccccctccctcgaattcctctgtaccagggccaaccctcaccccccttctcttgcACAGTTCCCCACCAAAACCCCTCCCTTtcaaccccttccttcccctcctcccctccccgtcccatcccagttctcctttctcatcaccacccctcatccctctctcccctcccaggcccctccaactcattcccatccaaatcctcctcaccccacgcacccttcccctccctctcctccctccacagctgctgccaagtgtggcctatggaactcCTGCTCCATtacag
This genomic stretch from Tachyglossus aculeatus isolate mTacAcu1 chromosome 22, mTacAcu1.pri, whole genome shotgun sequence harbors:
- the LOC119944085 gene encoding olfactory receptor 9I1-like, with product MAENGTEETEFLLMGFPGRPELQRVLFWVFLVIYLLTLWGNLGIFGLIQVDAHLQTPMYFFLGHLALLDACYSSVIIPQMLVALRSGGASITSGRCVAQFFLFTLCASIECFLLAVMAYDRYVAICHPLLYVTIVTPWARWGLVSTAYAGALVHSVIRTACTFSLSFCKSHHVDFFFCDFPPLLKLSCTDTKAQELVIYLLAFSVITTSVMVILISYLFIIKAILCIRSAGGRAKTFSTCGSHMTAVALFFGTLAFMYLKGNMGQALEVDKVISVFYTVVIPMFNPVIYSLRNKEVKMALRRVLHRTKIVQGLGMEISLFTNSYPFFQFNHPERVSNKACDRGKLKFASGKRLWESTLGHRLGCGAANEQQRAEKPECQGGEKEEAESGVWALTTGACRCRMKAPRIDRVRKENGKLQVTKAGPKGSSSLRTSALDPLIIGSLALPALMQAAPLLFPTSTLVLGGPASSSALKIPVLEFGRSGESCSYSSSFARLDCPLPPPCKVAQASVSASQLGGADVSLCPVECSRRRIPEAPVSMEVWADRGA